From a single Sinomonas atrocyanea genomic region:
- a CDS encoding HIT family protein, which produces MSTLFTRIIEGELPGRFVWKDADVVAFLSIGPLAEGHTLVVPREEVDRWTDASPELMTKLTLVAQTIGQAQMEAFGAPRAGMIIAGFEIDHLHLHVWPSRSEAEYDFKRAQQNPDPAVLDSAAERIREALRAAGHGEHVPAA; this is translated from the coding sequence ATGAGCACGCTGTTCACCCGCATCATCGAGGGCGAGCTGCCCGGCCGCTTCGTGTGGAAGGACGCCGACGTCGTCGCCTTCCTGAGCATCGGTCCCCTCGCCGAGGGCCACACGCTGGTGGTGCCCCGCGAGGAGGTGGACCGGTGGACCGACGCCTCGCCGGAGCTCATGACGAAGCTCACGCTCGTGGCCCAGACGATCGGGCAGGCGCAGATGGAGGCCTTCGGCGCGCCCCGCGCGGGGATGATCATCGCCGGCTTCGAGATCGACCACCTGCACCTGCACGTCTGGCCCTCCCGCAGCGAGGCCGAGTATGACTTCAAGCGCGCGCAGCAGAACCCGGACCCGGCCGTCCTGGACTCCGCCGCGGAGCGGATCCGCGAGGCGCTGCGCGCCGCCGGGCACGGCGAGCACGTCCCGGCCGCCTGA
- a CDS encoding NAD(P)-dependent alcohol dehydrogenase: MTPGRPVMPSADTIRENLLEERPGRGTPSGDGSEVRAYGATSASSGLVPLTLTRREPQADDVEIDIEFCGLCHSDVHATRGEWGERPWPLVPGHEIVGRVRRTGSAVRGFAVGDHVGVGCMVDSCRECARCRAGLEQYCERGMVATYGAPDPRHGGEVTQGGYSERIVVDAAYVLRIPAALDPAAAAPILCAGITTYSPLRRFGVGPGRRVGVVGLGGLGHMAVKLAAAMGAEVTVFTRTDAKVADAAQLGAHRVVVTTDTAQLEAAAGTLDVVLDTVAAPHDPNDYLSVLRFDGALVALSLPSGDMPPVRAGALIRRRLTYTGSLIGGIAETQEVLDFCAEHGVAPQIEVVTAESLNEAYDRMVASDVKYRFVLDAASLRGAGAPSRREQ, translated from the coding sequence ATGACCCCCGGACGCCCCGTCATGCCCAGCGCGGACACCATCCGCGAGAACCTGCTCGAGGAGCGCCCGGGCCGCGGCACCCCGTCAGGGGACGGCTCCGAGGTGCGCGCGTACGGTGCCACCTCGGCCTCGAGCGGCCTCGTGCCCCTGACCCTCACGCGGCGGGAGCCGCAGGCGGACGACGTCGAGATCGACATCGAGTTCTGCGGCCTGTGCCATTCCGACGTGCACGCGACGCGCGGCGAGTGGGGGGAGAGGCCCTGGCCGCTGGTCCCGGGCCACGAGATCGTGGGACGAGTGCGCCGCACCGGGTCCGCCGTGCGCGGGTTCGCCGTCGGGGACCACGTGGGCGTCGGGTGCATGGTCGACTCGTGCCGGGAGTGCGCGCGCTGCCGGGCAGGGCTCGAGCAGTACTGCGAACGCGGCATGGTCGCCACCTACGGCGCCCCGGACCCCCGCCACGGCGGGGAGGTCACGCAGGGCGGCTACTCGGAGAGGATCGTGGTCGATGCGGCGTACGTGCTGCGGATCCCGGCGGCCCTCGACCCGGCCGCGGCCGCCCCGATCCTGTGCGCGGGCATCACGACCTACTCGCCGCTGCGCCGCTTCGGCGTGGGCCCCGGGCGCCGGGTGGGCGTCGTGGGGCTCGGCGGACTCGGGCACATGGCCGTCAAGCTCGCCGCCGCGATGGGGGCAGAGGTCACCGTCTTCACGCGCACGGACGCGAAGGTGGCCGATGCCGCCCAGCTCGGCGCCCACCGGGTCGTGGTGACCACCGACACGGCCCAGCTCGAGGCAGCGGCGGGCACGCTCGACGTCGTGCTCGACACCGTCGCCGCGCCGCACGATCCGAACGACTACCTCTCGGTGCTGCGCTTCGACGGTGCCCTCGTGGCCCTCAGCCTGCCCTCCGGCGACATGCCGCCGGTGCGTGCCGGGGCCCTCATCCGTCGGCGCCTGACCTACACCGGCTCGCTCATCGGCGGCATCGCCGAGACGCAGGAGGTCTTGGACTTCTGCGCCGAGCACGGGGTGGCCCCGCAGATCGAGGTGGTCACGGCGGAATCGCTGAACGAGGCCTACGACCGCATGGTCGCCTCCGACGTCAAATACCGGTTCGTCCTCGATGCCGCGAGCCTGCGCGGCGCGGGGGCCCCATCGAGGAGAGAGCAATGA
- a CDS encoding sulfurtransferase has product MNGEQVLITAAELAERLARGERPVLLDVRWSLGGPNGRQEYAAGHLPGAVFADLENELAVPVAPGSAEEAAGGRHPLPSRAAFEEAARSWGIDDGDAVVVYDATSGQAAARAWWMLRDAGLESVRVLDGGLGAWTAAGLPLEQGAGVPERGNVTLGEGRLPRIGADEAAAFAQPRPGAPAGGVLLDARAAERYRGEVEPVDPRAGHIPGALSAPTADNLAADGTFLPPAALRERFAALGADGRRPVAVYCGSGVTAAHDILALAVAGIDAALYPGSFSQWSRDPSRPVAVGAEPSAAGAGRAGGPENSPGA; this is encoded by the coding sequence ATGAACGGTGAACAGGTCCTCATCACGGCGGCGGAGCTCGCCGAGCGCCTCGCCCGCGGCGAGCGCCCCGTACTGCTCGACGTCCGCTGGTCCCTCGGCGGCCCGAATGGACGCCAGGAGTACGCGGCCGGACACCTTCCCGGCGCCGTGTTCGCCGACCTCGAGAACGAGCTCGCGGTGCCGGTCGCCCCCGGCAGCGCCGAAGAGGCCGCGGGCGGGCGGCACCCGCTCCCGTCCCGGGCCGCGTTCGAGGAGGCCGCGCGCTCCTGGGGCATCGACGACGGCGACGCCGTGGTCGTCTACGACGCGACCTCCGGGCAGGCCGCGGCCCGGGCCTGGTGGATGCTCCGCGACGCGGGCCTGGAGTCGGTCCGCGTCCTCGACGGAGGACTGGGCGCCTGGACCGCGGCGGGGCTGCCCCTCGAGCAGGGCGCCGGTGTTCCCGAGCGCGGGAACGTCACCCTGGGGGAGGGCCGGCTGCCCCGCATCGGCGCGGACGAGGCAGCCGCGTTCGCGCAGCCGCGGCCCGGCGCCCCGGCCGGAGGCGTGCTGCTGGACGCCCGGGCCGCCGAGCGGTACCGCGGCGAGGTGGAGCCCGTGGACCCGCGCGCCGGCCACATCCCCGGCGCCCTCAGCGCACCCACCGCCGATAACCTGGCCGCGGACGGGACCTTCCTCCCCCCGGCCGCACTGCGGGAGCGCTTCGCCGCGCTCGGCGCGGACGGCCGCCGCCCGGTCGCCGTCTACTGCGGGTCCGGCGTCACGGCGGCCCACGACATCCTCGCCCTTGCCGTCGCCGGCATCGACGCCGCACTGTACCCGGGCTCGTTCTCGCAGTGGTCCCGCGACCCCTCCCGCCCCGTCGCCGTGGGCGCCGAGCCCTCCGCGGCCGGCGCGGGCCGGGCCGGCGGCCCCGAGAACAGCCCGGGCGCGTGA
- a CDS encoding PLP-dependent cysteine synthase family protein yields MDARTTGAAPRPGVGARAWADEAIRRLESDARRSADTHLHRVPLPEEWGVDVYLKDESTHRTGSLKHRLARSLFLFALVNGWISEGTRVVEASSGSTAVSEAYFARLIGVPFTAVMTRGTSREKIALIEQYGGSCHFVDSASQVYGEAARHAESCGGHYLDQFTFAERATDWRGNNNIAETIFDQLRLEPHPVPRWIVVGAGTGGTSTTIGRFVRYRRLATQLAVVDPENSAFYPSWVSGAPAKGGASRIEGIGRPRLEPSFNPRIVDRMFRVPDAASVAAMRDLTARFGFDAGPSTGTSLWGVWQLVSQMAAAGERGSIVTLMCDAGSRYRGSYGDEGWLAEQGLDPAPHAQVLERFFATGRWDG; encoded by the coding sequence ATGGACGCACGCACCACTGGCGCCGCCCCGCGGCCCGGCGTCGGGGCCCGGGCCTGGGCGGACGAGGCCATCCGCCGCCTCGAGTCGGACGCCCGCCGCAGCGCCGACACCCATCTGCACCGCGTTCCCCTCCCCGAGGAGTGGGGCGTCGACGTGTACCTGAAGGACGAGTCAACGCACCGGACCGGCAGCCTCAAGCACCGGCTCGCCCGGTCCCTCTTCCTCTTCGCCCTGGTCAACGGCTGGATCAGCGAGGGAACCCGCGTCGTCGAGGCCTCCAGCGGCAGCACGGCCGTCTCCGAGGCCTACTTCGCACGGCTCATCGGGGTCCCCTTCACCGCCGTGATGACCCGCGGGACGAGCCGGGAGAAGATCGCCCTGATCGAGCAGTACGGCGGCTCGTGCCACTTCGTCGACTCGGCCTCGCAGGTGTACGGCGAGGCGGCACGCCACGCCGAGTCCTGCGGGGGGCACTACCTGGACCAGTTCACGTTCGCCGAGCGCGCCACGGACTGGCGCGGGAACAACAACATCGCCGAGACGATCTTCGACCAGCTCAGGCTCGAGCCGCACCCGGTGCCCCGCTGGATCGTGGTCGGCGCCGGGACCGGGGGCACGAGCACCACGATCGGGCGCTTCGTGCGGTACCGGCGGCTCGCGACCCAGCTCGCCGTCGTCGACCCCGAGAACTCGGCGTTCTACCCGAGCTGGGTCTCGGGCGCCCCCGCCAAGGGCGGCGCGTCGCGGATCGAGGGCATCGGCCGGCCGCGGCTCGAGCCGAGCTTCAATCCCAGGATCGTGGACCGCATGTTCCGCGTGCCCGACGCCGCCTCGGTCGCCGCGATGCGCGACCTCACCGCGCGCTTCGGCTTCGACGCGGGCCCGTCGACGGGCACCAGCCTGTGGGGCGTCTGGCAGCTGGTGTCGCAGATGGCGGCCGCCGGGGAGCGGGGCAGCATCGTCACCCTCATGTGCGACGCCGGCTCGCGCTACCGCGGATCCTACGGCGACGAGGGCTGGCTCGCCGAGCAGGGGCTGGACCCCGCGCCGCACGCGCAGGTGCTCGAGCGGTTCTTCGCGACGGGGCGCTGGGACGGGTGA
- a CDS encoding MBL fold metallo-hydrolase, with protein MRLTKFTHACVRLEKPADTGTGHRVLTIDPGNFSEVEQALDGAEAFLVTHEHADHIDLPRAAAVLEASPRLEAWAPPSVAVALKEAAPSAADRIHTAETDSEFDAAGFRVRTFGSQHALIHPSVAMVANIGYLVDGEVFHPGDSFTVPPGAEVPTLLVPIHAPWSKVGEVLDFIIAVGARRAYPIHNALLNDWGTGIVEKHAQRIGDLYGTRYEHLEPGQTVDL; from the coding sequence ATGCGCCTGACCAAGTTCACGCACGCCTGCGTCCGCCTCGAGAAGCCTGCCGACACCGGAACGGGCCACCGCGTCCTGACGATCGACCCGGGCAACTTCTCGGAAGTCGAGCAGGCCCTGGACGGCGCCGAGGCGTTCCTCGTCACGCACGAGCACGCCGACCACATCGACCTCCCGCGCGCCGCCGCCGTCCTCGAGGCCAGCCCGCGGCTCGAGGCCTGGGCACCCCCCTCAGTGGCCGTCGCGCTCAAGGAGGCCGCGCCGTCGGCCGCCGATCGCATCCACACCGCCGAGACGGACAGCGAGTTCGACGCCGCAGGATTCCGGGTCCGCACGTTCGGGAGCCAGCACGCGCTGATCCACCCGAGCGTCGCGATGGTCGCGAACATCGGCTACCTCGTCGACGGCGAGGTGTTCCACCCCGGCGACTCGTTCACCGTTCCGCCCGGGGCCGAGGTGCCGACCCTGCTCGTGCCGATCCACGCGCCCTGGAGCAAGGTCGGCGAGGTCCTCGACTTCATCATCGCGGTCGGGGCCCGGCGCGCCTACCCGATCCACAATGCCCTCCTCAACGACTGGGGCACGGGGATCGTCGAGAAGCACGCCCAGCGCATCGGGGACCTCTACGGCACCCGCTACGAGCACCTCGAACCCGGCCAGACGGTGGACCTCTGA
- a CDS encoding Fur family transcriptional regulator, translating into MAEKPREQRVTKQRVAVSAALDSLEDFVSTQELHRLLQGEGASVSLATTYRILQSMAEDGLVDVLRSDDGEAVYRRCEATGHHHHLVCRRCGKAVDIEAPAVETWASRVARDHGYTAVEHTVEIFGLCPECTARGARAADPDGGSPAA; encoded by the coding sequence TTGGCCGAGAAGCCGCGCGAGCAGCGCGTGACGAAGCAGCGGGTCGCTGTCTCGGCAGCCCTGGACAGCCTCGAGGACTTCGTGAGCACCCAGGAGCTGCACCGTCTCCTCCAGGGCGAGGGGGCGTCCGTCTCGCTCGCGACGACGTACCGCATCCTGCAGTCCATGGCGGAGGACGGGCTCGTGGACGTGCTGCGCAGCGACGACGGCGAGGCCGTGTACCGCCGCTGCGAGGCCACCGGCCACCACCATCATCTCGTGTGCCGCCGGTGCGGCAAGGCGGTGGACATCGAGGCGCCCGCGGTGGAGACCTGGGCCAGCCGGGTGGCCCGCGACCACGGCTACACGGCCGTCGAGCACACCGTCGAGATCTTCGGCCTCTGCCCGGAGTGCACGGCCCGCGGCGCACGCGCCGCGGACCCGGACGGCGGGTCCCCGGCAGCCTGA
- a CDS encoding metal ABC transporter permease, which yields MNFDDFWGTVFSFQDYGEILALVQNSVWAGAVLGLLGGVVGTFVMKRDLAFAVHGISELSFAGAAFALLVGGDIVTGSLVGSVAAALLIGLMGGRAREKNSVIGVLMPFGLGLGILFLALYQGRAANKFGLLTGQIVAVNTVQLQVLAVTAAAVIAVLLAVWRPLTFASVDPEMAHARGVPVRALSILFMVVLGVSVALSLQVVGALLVLALLITPAAAALKVTSAPRLVLLLSVLFATAATVGGIMLALGGRLPISPYITTLSFLIYAVCAALGWIRRRRGANGRVLGSGPAGGGRRMTSAAA from the coding sequence GTGAACTTCGACGACTTCTGGGGCACCGTCTTCTCGTTCCAGGACTACGGGGAGATCCTCGCGCTCGTGCAGAACTCCGTGTGGGCGGGGGCCGTCCTCGGCCTCCTCGGCGGCGTCGTGGGCACCTTCGTCATGAAGCGGGACCTCGCCTTCGCGGTCCACGGGATCTCGGAGCTCTCCTTCGCCGGGGCCGCCTTCGCCCTCCTCGTTGGCGGCGACATCGTCACCGGCTCGCTCGTCGGCTCGGTCGCCGCGGCCCTCCTGATCGGCCTCATGGGCGGGCGGGCGCGCGAGAAGAACTCGGTGATCGGCGTCCTCATGCCGTTCGGGCTGGGGCTCGGCATCCTGTTTCTCGCGCTCTACCAGGGCCGGGCGGCGAACAAGTTCGGCCTGCTCACCGGGCAGATCGTCGCGGTCAACACGGTCCAGCTCCAGGTCCTCGCCGTCACCGCCGCGGCGGTCATCGCCGTCCTGCTGGCCGTGTGGCGGCCGCTGACGTTCGCGAGCGTCGACCCGGAGATGGCCCACGCCCGGGGCGTCCCGGTCCGCGCGCTCTCGATCCTGTTCATGGTGGTGCTCGGGGTGAGCGTGGCCCTGTCGCTGCAGGTGGTGGGGGCCCTGCTGGTCCTCGCGCTGCTCATCACGCCGGCCGCCGCCGCCCTGAAGGTGACCTCCGCCCCGCGCCTCGTGCTCCTGCTCAGCGTGCTCTTCGCGACGGCCGCCACGGTGGGCGGGATCATGCTCGCGCTCGGGGGGCGGCTGCCGATCAGCCCCTACATCACGACGCTCTCGTTCCTCATTTACGCGGTGTGCGCGGCCCTCGGCTGGATCCGGCGCCGCCGCGGCGCGAACGGGCGTGTGCTCGGGTCCGGCCCGGCGGGCGGCGGGCGGCGCATGACGTCGGCCGCCGCCTGA
- a CDS encoding metal ABC transporter ATP-binding protein, translated as MRPGGRAAQAAEPAVRLRSAALAFGARTLWSGLDLDIRPGEFFAVLGPNGSGKTSFLKALLGVVPLSEGTAEVAGRAPGRAGEEIGYIPQQKSFAPDTPLRARDLVALGVDGHRWGVRLHRRAVDARVEDLLARVGASDYAKVPVGQLSGGEQQRLRVAQAIAGHPKVLLCDEPLLSLDLGHQQAVSGLIDRQRREEGSAVVFVTHEINPILDYVDRVLYLADGRFRVGTPEEVMTTSVLSELYGSPVEVSQVHGRIVVVGLPDATTHAHRGAHHHEEDTP; from the coding sequence ATGAGGCCCGGAGGCCGCGCCGCGCAGGCCGCTGAGCCCGCTGTGCGGCTCCGCTCCGCGGCACTGGCGTTCGGCGCCCGGACCCTCTGGTCCGGCCTCGACCTCGACATCCGCCCGGGCGAGTTCTTCGCCGTGCTCGGACCCAACGGAAGCGGCAAGACCTCCTTCCTCAAGGCGCTGCTCGGCGTCGTCCCCCTCAGCGAGGGGACGGCGGAGGTGGCGGGCCGCGCTCCCGGCCGCGCGGGGGAGGAGATCGGCTACATCCCGCAGCAGAAGTCCTTCGCCCCCGACACGCCCCTGCGCGCCCGGGACCTCGTCGCGCTCGGCGTCGACGGGCACCGGTGGGGCGTGCGCCTGCACCGGCGGGCGGTCGACGCCCGCGTCGAGGACCTCCTGGCGAGAGTGGGCGCCTCCGACTACGCCAAGGTGCCCGTGGGCCAGCTCTCGGGCGGGGAGCAGCAGCGCCTCCGTGTCGCCCAGGCCATCGCCGGCCACCCGAAGGTCCTGCTGTGCGACGAGCCCCTGCTCTCGCTCGACCTGGGCCACCAGCAGGCCGTCAGCGGGCTCATCGACCGCCAGCGGCGCGAGGAGGGGAGCGCGGTCGTCTTCGTCACCCACGAGATCAACCCGATCCTCGACTACGTCGACAGGGTCCTCTACCTGGCCGACGGCCGCTTCCGGGTCGGCACGCCCGAGGAGGTCATGACCACGTCCGTGCTCTCCGAGCTGTACGGCTCGCCCGTCGAGGTCTCCCAGGTCCACGGCCGGATCGTCGTCGTCGGCCTCCCGGACGCCACGACGCACGCCCACCGCGGCGCGCACCACCACGAGGAGGACACGCCGTGA
- a CDS encoding metal ABC transporter solute-binding protein, Zn/Mn family: MRSTLSAPAWARTAARGAVAVAAVAALAACSPGGQGSPASPGQGGTVRVVASTNVYGDLARAVGGDRVTVTSIVSATSQDPHSYEATTHDRLAVSKASLVIENGGGYDPYMDPLVREADLGPDSVITAVETAGLAAGASAGRPAFNEHVWYDVSAMKKVTDAIAARLGALDPAGRDAYAGRARDVDGRLSGLESTLAALKSSAAGKSAVMTEAVPLYLLQAAGLRDATPTAYSSAVEEEQDVPPAALRATLDLVSSRSVALLAYNPQTESPQTQQLRAAAEAAKVPVVDFTETVPEGEDYLGWMSQNVAALKKALA; this comes from the coding sequence TTGCGCTCGACCCTCTCCGCCCCCGCCTGGGCGCGCACCGCCGCCCGGGGCGCCGTCGCCGTGGCGGCTGTGGCCGCCCTGGCCGCCTGCTCGCCGGGCGGCCAGGGCTCACCGGCGTCGCCGGGACAGGGCGGGACCGTGCGCGTCGTCGCCTCGACCAACGTCTACGGTGACCTCGCCCGGGCCGTGGGCGGGGACCGGGTCACGGTCACCTCGATCGTCTCCGCCACGAGCCAGGACCCGCACTCCTACGAGGCGACGACGCACGACCGGCTCGCGGTGTCCAAGGCCAGCCTCGTGATCGAGAACGGCGGCGGCTACGACCCGTACATGGATCCGCTCGTGCGGGAGGCCGACCTCGGGCCGGACAGCGTGATCACGGCGGTGGAGACCGCCGGACTCGCGGCCGGCGCGTCCGCCGGCCGCCCGGCGTTCAACGAGCATGTCTGGTACGACGTCAGCGCCATGAAGAAGGTCACCGACGCCATCGCCGCGCGGCTCGGCGCCCTGGACCCCGCCGGCAGGGACGCGTACGCGGGCCGGGCCCGGGACGTCGATGGCCGCCTGTCCGGCCTCGAGTCCACCCTTGCGGCGCTCAAGTCCTCGGCGGCAGGGAAGTCGGCCGTCATGACCGAGGCGGTGCCGCTCTACCTCCTCCAGGCAGCCGGGCTCCGGGACGCCACCCCCACGGCCTACTCGTCCGCCGTCGAGGAGGAGCAGGATGTGCCGCCCGCGGCGCTCAGGGCGACCCTTGACCTCGTCTCCTCGCGATCGGTCGCCCTCCTGGCCTACAACCCGCAGACCGAGAGCCCGCAGACCCAGCAGCTGCGGGCGGCCGCCGAGGCGGCGAAGGTGCCCGTGGTCGACTTCACCGAGACGGTCCCCGAGGGCGAGGACTACCTCGGCTGGATGAGCCAGAACGTGGCCGCGCTGAAGAAGGCCCTCGCATGA
- a CDS encoding hemolysin family protein, whose translation MGDWAGILWLAALLLGNAFFVASEFAIMSARRSQIEPLAEAGSGRARTTLHAMENVSLMLAAAQLGITVCSLLILQVAEPAIHHLIGDPLHSLGLPVELADTVGFAVALAAVTFLHVTIGEMVPKNISVSTADRAAVLLAPVLLSMARLVRPVIFFLNGSANAVLHLLRVEPKDEVTSSFTLEEVASIVEESTRSGLLDDESGLLSGALEFSDQTAESIMVPVGDLVSLPTSATPADFEKAVSHTGFSRFPMVDDDGELVGYLHLKDVLAIGPEGRGKPIGESRVRSLANLGLDDEIEDALSGMQKSGFHLARVIGPEGATRGVLFLEDVIEKLVGEIRDVTQSQAFRRQKGLERGR comes from the coding sequence ATGGGGGACTGGGCCGGGATCCTCTGGCTGGCGGCCCTGCTGCTCGGCAATGCCTTCTTCGTCGCGAGCGAGTTCGCGATCATGAGCGCGCGGCGCAGCCAGATCGAGCCGCTCGCCGAGGCGGGGTCCGGGCGGGCGAGGACCACGCTCCACGCGATGGAGAACGTCTCGCTCATGCTCGCCGCCGCCCAGCTGGGCATCACCGTGTGCTCGCTGCTGATCCTCCAAGTCGCCGAACCCGCCATCCACCACCTCATCGGCGATCCGCTGCACTCGCTCGGCCTGCCGGTCGAGCTCGCGGACACCGTGGGATTCGCGGTGGCGCTCGCCGCGGTGACCTTCCTGCACGTCACGATCGGCGAGATGGTGCCGAAGAACATCTCCGTCTCCACGGCGGACCGCGCGGCGGTGCTCCTCGCCCCGGTCCTGCTGAGCATGGCCCGGCTCGTGCGGCCGGTGATCTTCTTCCTCAACGGCAGCGCCAACGCTGTCCTCCACCTGCTGCGGGTCGAGCCGAAGGACGAGGTGACCTCGAGCTTCACCCTCGAGGAGGTCGCCTCGATCGTCGAGGAGTCGACCCGCAGCGGGCTGCTCGACGACGAGTCGGGCCTGCTCTCTGGGGCGCTCGAGTTCTCCGACCAGACCGCGGAGTCGATCATGGTGCCCGTCGGCGACCTCGTCTCGCTCCCGACCAGCGCCACGCCGGCAGACTTCGAGAAGGCCGTCTCCCACACGGGCTTCTCCCGCTTCCCCATGGTCGACGACGACGGCGAGCTCGTAGGCTATCTCCACCTCAAGGACGTCCTCGCTATCGGTCCGGAGGGGCGGGGGAAGCCGATCGGGGAGAGCCGCGTGCGCTCGCTGGCGAACCTCGGGCTCGACGACGAGATCGAGGACGCCCTCTCGGGGATGCAGAAGTCCGGCTTCCATCTGGCCCGGGTGATCGGCCCCGAGGGGGCGACCCGCGGGGTGCTGTTCCTCGAGGACGTCATCGAGAAGCTGGTGGGCGAGATCCGCGATGTGACGCAGAGCCAGGCCTTCCGCCGCCAGAAGGGCCTCGAGCGGGGCCGGTGA
- a CDS encoding hemolysin family protein yields the protein MEWLLLAAGLLLILGTGFFVAVEFSLVALDRATVQRSADAGEPGAEALLRCLTTLSTQLSSCQLGITLTTLLTGYVMEPSVGRLLEEPLRALGVPGATAVSLTVAMVFATLLSMLIGELVPKNLAIARALVVGRAVARPQLVFTAAFKPAVVLFNGFANRVLGLMGIEAKEEISGARSPAELSSLVRRSAELGTLDAGTARFVSRTLRFSERTAADVMTPRIRVTTIDADEPVDAIVEAARATGHSRFPVIGDSPDDVRGVVHVKKAVAVPARKRRGVPAAAIMTDILQVPETIHLDALISQLRDGNLQLAAVLDEYGGTAGIVTLEDLVEEIVGEVADEHDRRAPGVLQSSAGDWYFPGLMRPDEVSEQVPGLRVVDSPAYETVGGYVMSALGRVAQTGDSLEVGGGTLTVVRMDGRRVDRLRFTPPPPEPGGAEAAGPRNASGRGSGRAA from the coding sequence GTGGAATGGCTCCTGCTGGCCGCCGGCCTGCTCCTCATCCTCGGCACGGGATTCTTCGTGGCCGTCGAATTCTCCCTGGTGGCGCTCGACCGTGCCACCGTCCAGCGCAGTGCCGACGCCGGCGAGCCCGGCGCAGAGGCCCTCCTGCGCTGCCTCACGACCCTCTCCACCCAGCTCTCCAGCTGCCAGCTCGGCATCACGCTGACCACGCTCCTGACGGGCTATGTGATGGAGCCGTCGGTGGGCAGGCTCCTCGAGGAGCCGCTGCGCGCGCTCGGGGTGCCGGGGGCCACCGCGGTCTCCCTCACCGTCGCGATGGTCTTCGCGACCCTGCTGTCGATGCTGATCGGCGAACTCGTGCCCAAGAACCTCGCGATCGCCCGGGCGCTCGTGGTGGGGCGCGCCGTCGCCCGCCCCCAGCTCGTCTTCACCGCGGCCTTCAAGCCGGCGGTGGTCCTCTTCAACGGCTTCGCCAACCGGGTGCTCGGGCTCATGGGCATCGAGGCCAAGGAGGAGATCTCGGGTGCACGTTCGCCTGCCGAGCTCTCCTCCCTGGTGCGGCGCTCTGCCGAGCTCGGCACACTCGATGCGGGCACGGCACGGTTCGTCTCCCGGACGCTGCGCTTCTCCGAGCGGACGGCGGCGGACGTCATGACCCCCCGCATTCGCGTCACGACCATCGACGCCGACGAGCCGGTGGACGCCATCGTGGAGGCCGCCCGGGCGACGGGGCACTCCCGGTTCCCGGTGATCGGCGACTCGCCCGATGACGTGCGCGGCGTCGTCCACGTGAAGAAGGCCGTCGCGGTGCCGGCCCGGAAGCGGCGCGGGGTCCCGGCGGCCGCCATCATGACAGACATCCTCCAGGTGCCCGAGACGATCCACCTCGATGCCCTCATCTCGCAGCTGCGGGACGGGAACCTCCAGCTCGCCGCCGTGCTCGACGAGTACGGCGGCACCGCGGGGATCGTCACGCTCGAGGACCTCGTGGAGGAGATCGTGGGCGAGGTCGCCGACGAGCACGACCGCCGTGCCCCAGGGGTCCTGCAGAGCTCCGCGGGCGACTGGTACTTCCCCGGCCTCATGCGGCCGGACGAGGTCTCGGAACAGGTGCCCGGCCTCCGGGTCGTGGACAGCCCCGCCTATGAGACGGTCGGAGGCTACGTCATGAGCGCCCTGGGCCGCGTCGCGCAGACCGGCGACTCCCTCGAGGTCGGCGGCGGGACGCTCACGGTGGTGCGCATGGACGGCCGGAGGGTCGACCGCCTCCGGTTCACCCCGCCGCCGCCCGAGCCCGGCGGCGCCGAGGCCGCCGGCCCCCGGAACGCCTCTGGCCGCGGATCGGGGAGGGCCGCCTGA